The Desulfuromonadales bacterium DNA segment AACTGTCCACCCTCTGCAAAATCAAAAAGGCCCCTTCCCACGGCGATGGGAAGGGGCCTTCGGATACGATGAATTGAGGCGGCGTATCGTTCGGGCTCCGTCCTCATCTTGCCCTCCTTCGCTGAAGCTTCGGCGGGCAGGAATTAGCACCTGACACCCGCGCCATGCGGATCGGTTGCTGTGGTTTCACAGGGCCTTTCCCTCCACCACTCTCGATAAAGACGATGCGCTATTGATTTGTAATGACGGACTTTAATGGAAAGTCGCCGGGTTGTCAAACGGATTTAACAGCCTGCGGTTGCAGGGGCAATGCATGAATTGCCCCTACGCCAATCCTGCCACCAGATCCTCCCAGAGGTCCTGGGGGTCTTCGATGCCGACGGAGATGCGCACCAGCGTCTCGCGGATGCCGAGGCTGAGCTTGGTTTCGGCGGGGATGGCGGCGTGCGACATCGACCAGCAGTGGGTGAGAATGGTTTCCACGCCGCCGAGGCTCGGGGCGATGATCGGCAACTGGATGGTCCGCAGCAGGCGCGTCACCTGCTCCTTCTCCTGCAGTTCCAAGGAGAGGACGGCGCCGGCGCCGCTCGCCTGGGCAAAGTGCCGCTCGCGCCCGGCAAAGTCGGCGAGGCCGGGATAGTAGACCCTGGCCACCGCCGGGTGCGCCTGCAGTCGCTCGGCAAGCAGTTGGGCCCCTTGCTGGGCCGCTTCCAGTCGCACCTTAAGAGTCTTGATCCCGCGCGAGAGGAGGAAGGAGTCAAAGGGGGAGAGGACGGCGCCGAAGGCGTTCTGGAAGAACTTCAGGCGCTTGGCCAGGTCGGGATCGGCAGTGGTGACCAGGCCGGCCAGCAGGTCCGAGTGGCCGCCGAGGAACTTGGTGGCACTGTGGATGACGACGTCGACGCCCAGATCGAGCGGGCGCTGCAAGAGCGGCGTCATGAAGGTGTTGTCGAGCAGGGTGAGCAGGCCCCGTCGGCGGGCGAGAGTAACCATCGCCCGCAGGTCGACGATCTTGAACAGCGGATTGGAGGGAGTCTCGAGAAAGAGCGCCCGGGTGTTGGGGCGGATGGCGGCCTCGACGACGGCGAGATCGGTCTGGTCGACGAAGCTGGCCTCGATCCCCAGTTGCGGCAGCACCGCCGCCAGGTAGCGCCAGGAGCCGCCGTAGAGATCGTCCGGGGCGACCAGGTGGTCGCCGCTTTTGAGCAGCGAGAGGGCGCTGCCGATGGCCGCCATCCCCGAGGCATAGGCGAAACCACGACATCCTCCTTCAAGCAGGGCGATCGCTTCTTCCACCTGGTCGCGACTCGGATTGCCGCTGCGGGAATAGTCGTACTCGCCTGGCTTCCCTTCCGCGTGGTGGTAGGTCGAGGCGGTGTAGATGGGGACGACGGCGGCGCCGGTGGCCGGGTCGCGGTCGCGGCCCTGGTGAACCAGCAGGGTGGCTGGGCGCATTTTCTTGTCAGTCATGGTGAAAGTCCTTTTGGCCTTTTATAGATCCTATGGGTCTTATAGATCCTATGGGTCCCATGGGACTAATAAGACCTATGAAACCTATAATTTTATCAACTCAGAGCCTGTTCCAGGTCGGCGATGATGTCGTTCACGTCCTCGATTCCCACCGAGAGGCGCAGGAGGGACTCGCTGATGCCGAGACGCTCCCGCTCCTCCTTGGGGATGTCGCCGTGCGTTTGCACCGCCGGCAGGGTCATGAGCGATTCGACACCGCCGAGGCTTTCGGCAAAGGAGATCAGGCACAGCTTCTTCAGTGCCGCCCGGGCCACTTCGGGGCTTTCGACGCGAAAGGAGAGCATGCCGCCGAACCCCTTTGCCTGCGTCTTCGACAGTTCGTGGCCGGGGTGGTCTTCCAGCCCCGGATAGTAGACGGCGGTCACCTTCGGCTGCGTCTTCAGCCAGCGGGCGACCGTGAGAGCGCTCTGGCAGTGGCGCTCCATGCGCAACGCCAGGGTCTTGAGGCTGCGGATCAGCAGCCAGCAGTCCTGCGGCGGGAGGATGGCGCCGGTGGAGTTCTGCAGGAAGTAGAGGCGTTCGCCGAGGGCCGGGTCTCTGGCAACCAGGGCGCCGGCACAGAGGTCGTTGTGTCCGCTGAGGTACTTGGTCGCCGAGTGTATCACGACGTCGGCGCCGAGGTCCAGCGGCCGCTGCAGCAGCGGGGTGAGGAAGGTGTTGTCGACGATGAACAGAAGCTTGCGCTGCCGGCAGAGGTCGGCAAGCGCCGTCAGGTCGGCGACGCCAAGCAGGGGATTGCCCGGCGTCTCCACCAGGATGGCCTTCGTCTGCGGGTTAACGGCGTCCGCCACCGCTGCGGTTTTCGTCGTGTCGACGTAGGTGGCGGTCAGCCCCAGCTTGGCGAAGACCTGGGCCAGCACCCGGTAGGTGCCGCCGTAGAGGTCTTCGGAGACGACCAGATGGTCGCCGGCGGAAAAGTGCAGGAAGAGAGTGGTCAGCGCCGCCATCCCAGAGGAAAAGGCGAGGCCACGGCTCCCCCCCTCGAGCAGAGCGAGCCCTTCCTCCAGCATCTGCCGGGTCGGGTTGCCCGAGCGGGTGTAGTCGAAGCCGGTGCTTTCTCCCACCCCGGGGTGGCGGTAGGTGGCGCTGGGGTAGATGGGAAAGCTGATCGCCCCGGTTTTCTCGTCGCGGCCGACGCCGATCTGCACGATGCGGCTGGCCAGTGAAAGTTGCGTTTTCTGATCCATGGTCATCCCCCTTGGATTTGTCCGGGGCAAAAACAAAGCCCCTTCTCGTGGGGATGAGAAGGGGCTTCGAGGGGAGTCAGGATATGTCGAATCCAGTCCTTCGAAGCTCCGTCCTCATCTTCCCCCGGAAAATTCCGGAGCAGGAATTAGCACCTGGCATCCGCGCCGTGCGGATCGGTTGCTGTGGCTTCGCAGGGCCTGTCCCTCCGCCACTCTTGATAAAGACGATGCTGTGTATGATTTTTTCTTGACCACAACTATAGGAAAACAAATTTTTATTGTCAATGGTTTTTATCGCCTACCGCATTCGTCCGAACCACGGTTGCCAGCTCAGACGATCCCCTCGAACAATACGCTGGTAAGGTAGCGCTCACCGGAGTCCGGAAGAATGACGACGATGTTCTTGCCGGCAAATTCAGGTTGTGCCGCCAGTCGGGCGGCCACGGCAGCGGCGGCGCCGCAGGAGATTCCCGAGAGGATACCTTCTTCCTTGGCCAGGCGGCGGGCGAAGTCGAGGGCTTCGTCGTTGCTCACCTGCTCCACCCGGTCGACGACCGAGAGGTCGAGGGTGTCGGGGATGAAGCCGGCGCCGATCCCCTGGATCTTGTGCGGGCCGGGCTTGAGCTCGGCGCCGGCGAGTTTCTGGCTGATCACCGGGCTGTCGGCAGGTTCCACCGCCACCGAAATGATCTTCTTCCCGCGGGTGTTCTTGATGTAGCGGGAGATGCCGGAGATGGTGCCGCCGGTCCCCACGCCGGAGACGAGGACGTCGATCTGGCCGTCGGTATCATTCCATATCTCGGGTCCGGTGGTCTGCTCGTGGATGGCCGGGTTGGCCGGGTTCTTGAACTGGTGCAGCAGCACGTATTTGTTCGGGTCGGAGGCCGCCAGCTCCTCGGCCGCGGCGATCGCGCCGGACATTCCCTTGGCCCCCGGCGTGAGAATCAGGTTGGCGCCGAAAGCCTTGAGAACCTTGCGCCGCTCGATGCTCATCGTTTCCGGCATGGTCAGGGTGAGAGGGATGCCCCGGGCGGCGGCGACAAAGGCGAGGGCGATTCCTGTGTTGCCGCTGGTCGGCTCGACGATTTCCTTGCCGGGGGTCAGCAAGCCCTTCTTTTCGGCATCCCAGATCATCGAGGCGCCAATCCGGCATTTGACCGAATAGGCGGGATTGCGTCCCTCGACCTTGGCCAGGATGGTCGCTCCGCCCTTGGGGGCGAGGTGGTTGAGCCGAACCAGAGGGGTGCGGCCGATGGAGAGGGAGTTGTCGGTGAAGATCTGGGCCATGTTGGTGCTCCTTTCGCATGGATGAGAAAATATGCTGCAGTCCTGTTTCGAACGCACTCAAGGTTTCAGGCCTGACGCAACTGATCAAGGCTACCAGAAAAACCTGGTCTTACCCGTAAAGTTCCCGGACAATCTGCTCCGCGAGGACCTCGGCGGAAGTCTGGGCGCCGTTGACGGTGATCTCCGGATTCTCGGGTACTTCATAAGCTAAATCGATGCCGGCGACGTTCCTGATCTCTCCGGCGCGGGCCTTCCGGTAAAGTCCGGTGGTGTCGCGCTCTTCGCAGACCGGAAGCGGGGTGTCGACGAAAATCTCCACGAATTCACCCGGTTCGAGGATTTCGCGGGCAGTTCGCCGCTCGCTCCGGAACGGCGAGGTGACGGAGGCCAGCACGATCAGCCCGGCATCGAGGAAGAGTCTGGCGACTTCGGCGACCCGGCGGATGTGTTCGACCTGGCCGGCGTCGCTGAAGTCGAGGTCGCAGCTGAGCCCCTGGCGCAGGTTGTCGCCGTCCAGGAGGTAGGTGTGGCGACCGAGGGAGTGGAGTTTCTTCTCGACCAGATTGGCAATGGTCGACTTGCCCGCTCCGGGCAGGCCGGTGAACCAGAGAACGCGCGGTTTCTGCCCCTTGAGTTCAGCCCGGGACTTTTTGTCGAGGTCGAGGCTCTGCCAGTGACCGCTGCCCGGCTGCAGCAGGGGCTGGTGAATCATCCCGGCGCCGACGGTGGCGTTGGTGAGGCGGTCGATGAGGATGAAGTTGCCGGTGCCGCGGTTCTCCCGGTAGGAGTCGAAGCTGATCGGCTTGCCGAGGCTGAGGCTGCAGATTCCCACCTCGTTGAGCTGAAGGGTTTTGCCCGCTTCCTGCTGCAGGGTGTTGACGTTCACCTTGAACTTGAGTTCGGCCACCTGGGCGGGGGCGGTAGAAGAGCCGGCCTTGAGCAGGTAACTGCGCCCCGGCAGCAGGGGCTCTTCGTGCAGCCAGACCACCTTGGCCTCCAGGCGGTCGGAGTGGTAGGGCCGCTCCTCCGGGCTGGCGAGGGTGTCGCCGCGGCTGATGTCGATCTCGTCGGTCAGGGTCAGGGTCACGGCCTGGCCGGCGACGGCCCGGGACAGGTCGCCGTCCATGGTGACGATGCGGGCGATGCGGCTGGTCTGTCCGGAAGAGCAGACGACCACTTCGTCGCCGGGGTGCACCATCCCCGAGGCGATGGTGCCGCAGAAGCCGCGGAAGTCGAGATTGGGGCGGTTGACCCACTGTACCCGCATGCGGAACGGCTTCTGGCCGGCGGCATCGGCCACCTGGACGGTTTCGAGGTATTCCATCAGGGTCGGTCCCTGGTGCCAGGAGGTCTTCTCGCTGCGCGTCAGGACATTGTCGCCATTCAGGGCGGAGATGGGGATGGCGGCAATCTGGTCGAAGCCGAGTCCGGCGGCGAAAGCCTCGTACTCCCGGCGGATCGCCTCGAAGCGCTCGGTGCTGTAGTCGACCAGGTCCATCTTGTTGATGGCCAGAACCACGTGGCGGATGCCGACCAGGGAGACCAGGTAGCTGTGCCGCCGGGTCTGGGTCAGCACCCCCTTGCGGGCGTCGATGAGGATGACGGCGACCTGGGCGGTGGAGGCGCCGGTGACCATGTTGCGGGTGTACTGCTCGTGGCCGGGGGTGTCGGCGACGATGAACTTGCGCTTGTCGGTGGAGAAAAAGCGATAGGCGACGTCGATGGTGATCCCCTGTTCGCGCTCGGCCTGCAGGCCGTCGAGGAGCAGGGCATAGTCGATGTTTTCCCCCTGGGTGCCGACGCGTTTGCTGTCGGCCTCCAGTGCCGCCAACTGGTCCTCGAAGACCATCTTGGAATCCCAGAGAAGTCGGCCGATGAGGGTGCTCTTGCCGTCGTCGACGCTGCCGCAGGTGATGAAACGCAGCATCGACTTTTCTTCCTGGGTCTTGAGATAGGCCAGGATGTCCTGAGCGATCAAATCGGATTGGTGAGCCATATCTAAACCTCGAATTATGAATTATGAAGGATGAATTATGAAGAAAGCCGGCTTCAGTTGTTCGTCTTCTGATGTTTCAAATTTCATTATTCATCCTTCATCCCTCATCCTTAAAAATATCCTTCCTGCTTCTTCTTCTCCATGGAGCCGGACTGGTCGTGGTCGATCAGCCGTCCCTGGCGTTCGGAGGTGCGGGTGAGGAGCATCTCCTGGATGATCTCCGGCAGGGTGGCGGCGGTCGATTCGACAGCACCGGTCAACGGGTAGCACCCCAGGGTGCGGAAGCGCACCGATTTCATCTCGACCTTCTCCCCGGCCTGGAGCTGCAGCCGTTCGTCGTCGACCATGATCAGCATCCCGTCCCGCTCGACCACCGGCCGCACCGCAGCGTAGTAGAGGGGGACGATGGGGATGCTCTCCAGGTAGATGTACTGCCAGACGTCGAGTTCGGTCCAGTTGGAGAGCGGAAAGGCGCGAATGCTCTCGCCGGGCCGGACGCGGGCGTTGTAGATGTTCCACAGCTCGGGGCGCTGACTCTTGGGGTCCCAGCGGTGGCTGGCGGTGCGGAAGGAGAAGATCCGCTCCTTGGCGCGCGACTTCTCCTCGTCACGCCGGGCGCCGCCGAAAGCGGCGTCGAACTTGTACTTGTCGAGGGCCTGCTTGAGCCCCTCGGTCTTCATGATGTCGGTATAGAGGGCGCTGCCGTGGCTGAACGGCGTGACCCCCTGCTCGACCCCCTCCACGTTGGTGTGGATCAGCAGGTCGAAGCCGCACTCGTGCGCCATCCGGTCGCGGAACTCGATCATCTCCCGGAACTTCCAGGTGGTGTCGACGTGCAGCAGCGGAAATGGCGGCCGGGCCGGGAAGAAGGCCTTGCGTGCCAGGTGCAGCATCACCGCGGAGTCCTTGCCGATGGAGTAGAGCATCACCGGGTTTTCAAACTCGGCCGCGACCTCGCGGATGATATGGATGCTTTCCGCCTCGAGCTGGCGGAGGTGGGTCATTTTTTGGCTCATATAGTCCTCTTTTTCAACCTTGGTGTAGGGGCGCAGCGCGCTGCGCCCTGGGCACGGCACGCCGTTCCCCTACAGAAATCCGCCTAGCGCTTGTGCAGTCCGCATTCCTTGTTTTCGGGGTCCTCCCACCACCAGCGGCCGGCCCGGGGATGCTCGCCGGCCCGGATCGCCCGGGTGCAGGGAGCGCAGCCGATGGAGGGGTAGCCCAGCTTGTGCAGGCGGTTGAGGGGAATGCGCTTCTTTTCCGCATAAGCCCACACCTCGGCTTCCGTCCAGGAGACGAGGGGGTTGATCTTCAGGATGCCGCCGTGGGCGGCGTCGATCTCCAGGGGGGCGATGTCGGCGCGGGTTACGCTCTGCTCCCGGCGCATGCCGGTGACCCAGCCGGCCAGGCCCGCCAGCGCCCGGCCGAGCGGCTCCACCTTGCGGATGCGGCAGCATTCGTGGCGGTTCTCCAGGCTGGCGCGGAAGGAGAAGAGACCCTTTTCCCGCTCCAGCTTTTCCACCGCTTCGCGCTCGGGAAAGTACCAGTCGATCGACACGCCGTAGCGTTCGCTCACCGCCTCGGCGACTTCGTAGGTCTCCTCGTTGAGTCGGCCGGTATCGAGGGCGAAGATGCCGACCGGGAGGTTCAGCTCCCGGACCAGGTCGATGACGACTACGTCTTCGACGCTGAAGGAGCAGGCCAGTTTGACGGGGCCACCGGCCGCCGCCAGGCCGGCCTGAAGGATTTCGGTCGCCGTGGCATTTTCGGGAAGGGAGGGAATTTTCGTTGTCATCTTCTCAATCCTTGGCAGAGCCGCGTGGCGGCGTTAGATTTTGAACCCCAGCAGGGGCCAGACAAAGCGGGCCGTCAGCAGGAATAGGCCCCAGGAGCAGGCCATGATCACGGCTCCCGGCAGGATCATTTCCCGGCTCCGCAGAAAACCGGAGGAATAGACGATGGCGTTGGCCGGCGTCCCCATCGGCAGACAGTAAGCAAGGCCGGCCGGCAGGGCGATGGCCAGGGTGATGATGCGCGGGTCCATCCCCATGGTCTTGGCCAGGGAGAGACCGATCGGCATCAGGATGGCGATCACCGCCGCATTGCTGATGCATTCGGTGAGCAGCATGGCGATCAGCGAAATGACGGCCACGGCCAGAAACGGTGAATCCTGCAGGCCGGCCAGGCCGTGACCGGCAAGCCACTGCGCCGCGCCGCTTTTCTCCAGGGCCGATGCGAGGGCGATGGCGCCGCCGTACATCAGGATCACTCCCCAGTTGACGTATTCTTCAATGGTCTGCCAGCTCACCACCCGGAAGACGAAGAGGGCGACCACGGCGAGAATGGCGATGCTGGCCAATCCCAGCGTCTTGCCGAGGAGAATCCAGCCGAGCAGGGTCAGCAACATGATCAGCGCGACGATCTTTTCGTCCCAGCTCATCCGTCCGGTTTCCAGGCGCTTGCGGTTGAGGAACAGCAGGCCCTTATCCACGTTCGCCAGGTCAGGAGGGAAGAACCGCAGCAGCAGGGTGAAGCCCAGCAGCAGCAAGGGCAGAACCAGGGCGCCGGCGGCCAGGGCCCATTCGAAGAAGGAGAAGTCCAGGCCGGTGTTTTCCTGCAGCATGCCGACGGCCAGCGGCGCCCGGGCGCCGCCGAGAAAGGTGGCGATGCCGCCGATGACGCAGCCCCAGCCAATGGCCATGAAGAGGAGCTTGCCATAGAGGCTGCGGGAGGGCTCCAGTTCCAGGCTGCGGACGATTTCGGCGACGACGGCGAACATCATGGCAGCCACCGCGTGTTCGCTCATGCAGAAGGAGAGGATTGCCGAAAGGAGAAAGACCGTCAGAACCAGGCTTTTCGGGGTTCGGCCGAAACGGGCCAGCATGGCGCGGGCCATGCGGGAGGAGAGGCCGGAGCCGGTCATGGCGGCGCCCAGGATGAAGGCGCCGAGAATAAAGAATACCGCCTCGTTGCCGAAGAGGGCGTAGGTCTTCTTGGCCTCCATGATCCCCAGCAGGGGAAGGGCGGCCATGGCAAGCAGGGAGGTGACCGCCAGAGGCAGCAGTCCGGAGACCCAGAAAAAGATGCTGACGCCAAAAACGATGAGGGAGCGATAGCCGGCCACCGAGAGCCCCTCGGGCGGGGTCAGGCTGAAGAGAACGGCACCAGCGATCAGTAGCCCGGCAAATACCTGGTAGCGCAGGGTGCGGTCCGCCAGAATCAGCCAGATCGGCCGACGGTCGATCTTCAGAGGCTTGTCGAAAACGACCGGTTCCATCACAGCCCCGCCGACTCGAAGGATTCTTCCACTTCCCTGACCCTCAGCAGTCGCCGCAGATCCGAGGTGGTGCGCAACCTGGCGTCATTGACCTTGTCGAACAGGCCGTTCACGACCCCTTTTTTCGGGGGTGGGGCAAAGGGGGTGGTGAGATAGAGCAGCGGGTGCAGGGGTTTGACGGTCACCTTCCGGCGGCGCCATCCCCGGGTGAGATGTTCGAAAATTGCCGCAATCTCCGCCTCCGGGTAGCGGGCGGCCTCATCGCCGATGGCCACCAGCGGCAGGATGTCGTCGGCCAGCAGAAGGTCGATATCCCGGACCGTGGCCGACGGGGCCTGTGCCCCGGCAAACAGGGTGGAAACGGTCGACCATCTGGGAAAGACGGTCTTGGCATAGTGCAGCGCCGCCAGTCTGCTGTCTCTGTCCCCGCTGAGCGGGATGTCGATAAAGTCGATCCCCGCCGCATAGGCATGCTCGAGAAGTTGCCGGGACGGGATGGAGTGAAACTGCCCGACCAGAAATCCCTTGAAATTCCGCTTGATCGATCTGACCAGCGCTTCTGCCTGATGGAAGTCTGCAGACTCGGTGAAGCTGAAGACGAAGAGCTCGGCCGGAGACTGGCAATCACTTTCGAAGATTGTTTCCAGCGTTTGGCGAGGCGGAAGTTGCCCACCGACGAAAAAGACAGTGTCCTGTCGGCGCAATTCGTCGGCGACAGCCGGGATAACCGGCCGGGCAATGAGGATCTTTGCTTTTGCTGAATCGACGATCATGGGCGGAGTCTTTGCCGAAAGCGGGTTGGAGCGAGCGGCCAATTGGTAAATCTGACTTTGAGGCTAATTTATTGGAGTATTTTTGTCAACAATAATTTCAGAAAAAACATGAATAAATTAGTAAACAATATCCTGGTGATTATTCTTTATTGTTTAACTGTAAAATCCCGATTTTCAAGCAAGCTTTTAGGGAGGGCGTATCGTGCCGGCCTGCCTCTCGGCCTCGGTCGTGATGCGCAAAATATGAGCAGACCTGCACTCATGTTGTGCAAGGCGTCGTTGCCGTGCCCGGCGCTGGCCGCCTAACGACCTAATTATACATGAAAATGGAGCAGGCACGGGGCTTGAAATAGGCATTCCCCTTGACGGTGACAATGGCGTCTCCGGAACACACAGACAAGGAGGTCGTGAGGCAATGGAGCCTACCCTTACATCCCTGCGCCATGGCGGCGACGTGCTTTTTCTTCTGCTCGGGGCGGTCATGGTTTTTGCCATGCACGCCGGTTTTGCCTTTCTTGAAGTGGGCACTGTTCGGAAGAAGAGCCAGGTCAACGCTTTCGTCAAGATCCTTTCCGACTGGTCCGTTTCCACCGTAGTTTACTTCCTGGTCGGTTATCCCATCGCCTACGGCATCCATTTCTTTCATCCGGCCGCCAGTCTGCTGGGGGAGACCAATGGCTACGAACTGGTGCGCTTCTTCTTCCTGCTCTGTTTTGCCGCCTGCATACCCGCTATCATCTCAGGCGGCATCGCCGAGCGGGCCCGCTTCTGGCCGCAGGTGCTGGCCGGGGCCGTTTTCGCGGGCATCACCTACCCCCTCTTCGAATCCCTGATCTGGGGTCAGAACAGCGCTGCCCTGCAGGGTTTCTTCCAGAAAACCTTCGGTGCTCCGTTTCATGATTTTGCCGGCAGCGTCGTCGTGCACTCCATGGGTGGTTGGCTCGCCCTGCCGGCAGTCCTCCTGCTGGGTGCTCGGCGCGGCCGATTCAGTCGGGGTAAAAGCCAGGCCATACCGATCAGCAATATCCCGTTCCTGGCCCTCGGCAGCTGGATCCTGGCGGTCGGCTGGTTCGGTTTCAATGTAATGAGCGCCCAGAATCTTGCG contains these protein-coding regions:
- a CDS encoding PLP-dependent aspartate aminotransferase family protein, with product MTDKKMRPATLLVHQGRDRDPATGAAVVPIYTASTYHHAEGKPGEYDYSRSGNPSRDQVEEAIALLEGGCRGFAYASGMAAIGSALSLLKSGDHLVAPDDLYGGSWRYLAAVLPQLGIEASFVDQTDLAVVEAAIRPNTRALFLETPSNPLFKIVDLRAMVTLARRRGLLTLLDNTFMTPLLQRPLDLGVDVVIHSATKFLGGHSDLLAGLVTTADPDLAKRLKFFQNAFGAVLSPFDSFLLSRGIKTLKVRLEAAQQGAQLLAERLQAHPAVARVYYPGLADFAGRERHFAQASGAGAVLSLELQEKEQVTRLLRTIQLPIIAPSLGGVETILTHCWSMSHAAIPAETKLSLGIRETLVRISVGIEDPQDLWEDLVAGLA
- a CDS encoding PLP-dependent aspartate aminotransferase family protein, which gives rise to MDQKTQLSLASRIVQIGVGRDEKTGAISFPIYPSATYRHPGVGESTGFDYTRSGNPTRQMLEEGLALLEGGSRGLAFSSGMAALTTLFLHFSAGDHLVVSEDLYGGTYRVLAQVFAKLGLTATYVDTTKTAAVADAVNPQTKAILVETPGNPLLGVADLTALADLCRQRKLLFIVDNTFLTPLLQRPLDLGADVVIHSATKYLSGHNDLCAGALVARDPALGERLYFLQNSTGAILPPQDCWLLIRSLKTLALRMERHCQSALTVARWLKTQPKVTAVYYPGLEDHPGHELSKTQAKGFGGMLSFRVESPEVARAALKKLCLISFAESLGGVESLMTLPAVQTHGDIPKEERERLGISESLLRLSVGIEDVNDIIADLEQALS
- the cysK gene encoding cysteine synthase A is translated as MAQIFTDNSLSIGRTPLVRLNHLAPKGGATILAKVEGRNPAYSVKCRIGASMIWDAEKKGLLTPGKEIVEPTSGNTGIALAFVAAARGIPLTLTMPETMSIERRKVLKAFGANLILTPGAKGMSGAIAAAEELAASDPNKYVLLHQFKNPANPAIHEQTTGPEIWNDTDGQIDVLVSGVGTGGTISGISRYIKNTRGKKIISVAVEPADSPVISQKLAGAELKPGPHKIQGIGAGFIPDTLDLSVVDRVEQVSNDEALDFARRLAKEEGILSGISCGAAAAVAARLAAQPEFAGKNIVVILPDSGERYLTSVLFEGIV
- the cysN gene encoding sulfate adenylyltransferase subunit CysN, which codes for MAHQSDLIAQDILAYLKTQEEKSMLRFITCGSVDDGKSTLIGRLLWDSKMVFEDQLAALEADSKRVGTQGENIDYALLLDGLQAEREQGITIDVAYRFFSTDKRKFIVADTPGHEQYTRNMVTGASTAQVAVILIDARKGVLTQTRRHSYLVSLVGIRHVVLAINKMDLVDYSTERFEAIRREYEAFAAGLGFDQIAAIPISALNGDNVLTRSEKTSWHQGPTLMEYLETVQVADAAGQKPFRMRVQWVNRPNLDFRGFCGTIASGMVHPGDEVVVCSSGQTSRIARIVTMDGDLSRAVAGQAVTLTLTDEIDISRGDTLASPEERPYHSDRLEAKVVWLHEEPLLPGRSYLLKAGSSTAPAQVAELKFKVNVNTLQQEAGKTLQLNEVGICSLSLGKPISFDSYRENRGTGNFILIDRLTNATVGAGMIHQPLLQPGSGHWQSLDLDKKSRAELKGQKPRVLWFTGLPGAGKSTIANLVEKKLHSLGRHTYLLDGDNLRQGLSCDLDFSDAGQVEHIRRVAEVARLFLDAGLIVLASVTSPFRSERRTAREILEPGEFVEIFVDTPLPVCEERDTTGLYRKARAGEIRNVAGIDLAYEVPENPEITVNGAQTSAEVLAEQIVRELYG
- the cysD gene encoding sulfate adenylyltransferase subunit CysD, which translates into the protein MPCPGRSALRPYTKVEKEDYMSQKMTHLRQLEAESIHIIREVAAEFENPVMLYSIGKDSAVMLHLARKAFFPARPPFPLLHVDTTWKFREMIEFRDRMAHECGFDLLIHTNVEGVEQGVTPFSHGSALYTDIMKTEGLKQALDKYKFDAAFGGARRDEEKSRAKERIFSFRTASHRWDPKSQRPELWNIYNARVRPGESIRAFPLSNWTELDVWQYIYLESIPIVPLYYAAVRPVVERDGMLIMVDDERLQLQAGEKVEMKSVRFRTLGCYPLTGAVESTAATLPEIIQEMLLTRTSERQGRLIDHDQSGSMEKKKQEGYF
- a CDS encoding phosphoadenylyl-sulfate reductase, with the translated sequence MTTKIPSLPENATATEILQAGLAAAGGPVKLACSFSVEDVVVIDLVRELNLPVGIFALDTGRLNEETYEVAEAVSERYGVSIDWYFPEREAVEKLEREKGLFSFRASLENRHECCRIRKVEPLGRALAGLAGWVTGMRREQSVTRADIAPLEIDAAHGGILKINPLVSWTEAEVWAYAEKKRIPLNRLHKLGYPSIGCAPCTRAIRAGEHPRAGRWWWEDPENKECGLHKR
- a CDS encoding DASS family sodium-coupled anion symporter; translated protein: MEPVVFDKPLKIDRRPIWLILADRTLRYQVFAGLLIAGAVLFSLTPPEGLSVAGYRSLIVFGVSIFFWVSGLLPLAVTSLLAMAALPLLGIMEAKKTYALFGNEAVFFILGAFILGAAMTGSGLSSRMARAMLARFGRTPKSLVLTVFLLSAILSFCMSEHAVAAMMFAVVAEIVRSLELEPSRSLYGKLLFMAIGWGCVIGGIATFLGGARAPLAVGMLQENTGLDFSFFEWALAAGALVLPLLLLGFTLLLRFFPPDLANVDKGLLFLNRKRLETGRMSWDEKIVALIMLLTLLGWILLGKTLGLASIAILAVVALFVFRVVSWQTIEEYVNWGVILMYGGAIALASALEKSGAAQWLAGHGLAGLQDSPFLAVAVISLIAMLLTECISNAAVIAILMPIGLSLAKTMGMDPRIITLAIALPAGLAYCLPMGTPANAIVYSSGFLRSREMILPGAVIMACSWGLFLLTARFVWPLLGFKI
- a CDS encoding ammonium transporter — translated: MEPTLTSLRHGGDVLFLLLGAVMVFAMHAGFAFLEVGTVRKKSQVNAFVKILSDWSVSTVVYFLVGYPIAYGIHFFHPAASLLGETNGYELVRFFFLLCFAACIPAIISGGIAERARFWPQVLAGAVFAGITYPLFESLIWGQNSAALQGFFQKTFGAPFHDFAGSVVVHSMGGWLALPAVLLLGARRGRFSRGKSQAIPISNIPFLALGSWILAVGWFGFNVMSAQNLAGISGLVAVNSLMAMVGGVLFALVASRNDPGFVHNGALAGLIAICAGSDLVHPLGAFLMGGIAALIFVFGFQWEQERLQIDDVLGVWPLHGIIGTWGGVAAGIFGNPVLGGLGGVSFFSQLAGSVLAVLYALATGAVVYWVIRRFIGFRMSDEAEFAGPDLAIHQIHAYPEDYVR